The DNA window GCTAGACGGAGGAATAAGGCATAAGGGGCTAAGGTACAAATTGAAACCTTAACCCTTGTTGTACCATTATTAGGAGTCACTAAAATCCGAATCATTACCTATCTCCAGTTTCAACCTTTTTATGTAACCATAAAGCATTTTGATAATCTCGGTTGTTTTATTATCCAGAATCTCATATTGTTCTTTTGAAATATAATTATTCTGCAAAGAAGTAAGAAGATGATTTCTTACTTCTCCTGCACTGCCAAGGGCAGCATTTGCATGGACCTTTTCTTTTTTAATAAATAACTGAGTATTTCCTTCTGCAAGATTTGCCCCTATACTCCTAACAGCCCGTACTAACTGGTCTGTAAGCCTATATTGCTCACAACTTGGAAATCCTTTAACCAATTCCCTTATATCCTGCTCAAGAACATTCGCCTTCTGCCATACTTTCAGGCTTTTAAAATCTTTTATATACAAATTTTCACTCATAGAATTCATCTTTTCAAATTGATTTTTAACATTATACGGAAGGGCAGGGATAAGTCAAATTTTAATGCTAGAATTTATGTAAAGAAATCACTA is part of the Proteiniborus sp. MB09-C3 genome and encodes:
- a CDS encoding four helix bundle protein is translated as MSENLYIKDFKSLKVWQKANVLEQDIRELVKGFPSCEQYRLTDQLVRAVRSIGANLAEGNTQLFIKKEKVHANAALGSAGEVRNHLLTSLQNNYISKEQYEILDNKTTEIIKMLYGYIKRLKLEIGNDSDFSDS